One region of Oxalobacteraceae bacterium OTU3CAMAD1 genomic DNA includes:
- a CDS encoding SMP-30/gluconolactonase/LRE family protein — protein sequence MKLSLTRLLMATVAMLAVPMSGAQAASKAGPPASVSVYQTMPDDALAVKVQATGDGRTDDTAAIQKAVDSAANKGEGGVVFLPSGRYRITRTILIPLAVRLYGVGATRPVLVLGERTPGFQKGVANMVVFTGGDQYTVGKVPVPVVSAVPFSETVRDANSSTFYSAMSNVDFEIGDGNPAAAAVRLRTAQHSNLSHIDFHIGSGLAGIYQVGNEGFNLKFYGGRYGILSEKTSPAWQFTLMDSTFEGQRDAAIREHEAGLTMINVSIRNTKVGIEIDRGYGDWLWGKDVRFENVSRAAIIISNEDNVYTQVGFDNAVARNTPVFAQFRDSGKKIAAPGPIYRVGEFNYGLMLPGVGSTGKFGTNSRIAPLSAMPAAPKRVLRALPPTTQWANARALGAKGDGQTDDTAAIQKAIDNNRVVYLPLGFYIVNDTIRMKPDTVIVALHPGLTQLVLPNGSPLYAGVDGPKALLESAKGGDAIVSGFGLATGEVNPRAVGLLWKAGEQSLVDDIRIQGGHGTRLYDGVRRDPYQKRADFDPTAHWDRQYPSIWVTDGGGGTFVAVWSPSTFSQAGFYVSDTKTPGRVYELSAEHHVRAEIVLDNVENWEFLAPQTEQEVRDGMDAVSLEIRNSRNILFANYHAYRVTRSIKPAPAAVKMTNSSDIRFRNVHVNGESGYATCDANGCDTYLRASKFPFENALLDVTHKLEVREREFAMLDIVANPVAPPANPVKVEKLEEGFYSIAGGVVDAKGKLYFVDRRFQRIYSWSKDKGLVVVRDAPLDPINLAIDNSGALMVLSSHGFEGTVYSFHPDRPAGEVTVIKPTPVKAHAGAKTVVPVNFWQNGEFRDQLNPETYEFTTLAEMFARDVALPKKREYVSPDGTLVLPAYRMFQQGQPNHLGWRFSDSLDTHGLVSAGRNGRVVFTNGSENRTFSGVIGTGGGITDLKLAANRGGESAAVDAAGNVYVANGQIFVYAPYGKEIGRIDVPERPLQLIFGGEGGRTLFILTHRALYATGGLNGA from the coding sequence ATGAAATTATCTTTAACGCGGTTGCTGATGGCGACCGTGGCGATGCTGGCCGTCCCGATGAGTGGTGCGCAGGCCGCATCTAAAGCTGGACCTCCGGCGTCGGTTTCCGTCTATCAGACCATGCCGGACGACGCGTTGGCCGTCAAAGTCCAGGCCACCGGCGACGGGCGCACCGACGACACGGCGGCGATCCAGAAGGCCGTCGACAGCGCCGCCAACAAGGGCGAGGGCGGCGTGGTGTTCCTGCCGTCGGGCCGCTACCGCATTACGCGCACCATCCTGATCCCGCTGGCGGTGCGCCTGTATGGCGTCGGCGCCACACGGCCGGTGCTGGTGCTGGGCGAGCGCACGCCCGGATTCCAAAAAGGCGTCGCCAACATGGTGGTGTTCACCGGCGGCGACCAATACACGGTCGGCAAGGTGCCGGTTCCCGTGGTGAGCGCGGTGCCGTTCAGCGAGACCGTGCGCGACGCGAATTCGTCGACCTTCTATTCGGCGATGAGCAATGTCGATTTTGAAATCGGCGACGGCAACCCGGCGGCGGCCGCCGTACGCTTGCGCACCGCGCAGCATTCGAACCTGAGCCACATCGACTTCCACATTGGCTCGGGACTGGCCGGCATCTACCAGGTCGGCAACGAGGGCTTCAACCTGAAGTTCTACGGTGGGCGCTACGGCATCCTGTCGGAGAAGACTTCGCCGGCCTGGCAGTTCACGCTGATGGATTCGACCTTCGAGGGCCAGCGCGACGCGGCCATCCGCGAACACGAAGCCGGCCTGACGATGATCAACGTCTCCATCCGCAATACCAAGGTGGGCATCGAGATCGATCGCGGCTACGGCGATTGGTTGTGGGGTAAGGATGTGCGCTTCGAGAACGTGTCCAGGGCCGCGATCATCATTTCGAACGAGGACAACGTCTACACCCAGGTCGGTTTCGACAATGCGGTCGCGCGCAATACGCCGGTATTCGCGCAGTTCCGCGACAGCGGCAAGAAGATCGCCGCGCCCGGCCCGATTTACCGCGTGGGTGAATTCAACTACGGCTTGATGCTGCCGGGCGTGGGCAGCACCGGCAAGTTCGGCACCAATTCCAGGATCGCGCCGTTGAGCGCCATGCCGGCCGCGCCCAAGCGCGTGCTGCGCGCGCTGCCGCCGACCACGCAATGGGCCAACGCCCGCGCCCTCGGCGCCAAGGGCGACGGCCAGACCGACGATACGGCGGCCATCCAGAAGGCCATCGACAACAACCGCGTGGTGTACCTGCCGCTGGGCTTTTACATCGTCAACGATACGATCCGCATGAAGCCGGACACCGTGATCGTGGCGCTGCATCCGGGCCTGACGCAACTGGTTCTGCCGAACGGCTCGCCGCTGTACGCCGGCGTGGACGGACCGAAGGCGCTGCTGGAAAGCGCCAAGGGCGGCGACGCCATCGTCTCCGGCTTCGGCCTGGCGACCGGCGAAGTCAATCCGCGCGCGGTCGGCCTGCTGTGGAAAGCCGGCGAGCAGTCGCTGGTCGACGACATCCGCATCCAGGGCGGCCACGGGACGCGTCTTTATGATGGCGTGCGCCGCGATCCGTATCAAAAGCGCGCAGACTTCGATCCGACCGCGCACTGGGACCGCCAGTATCCGAGCATCTGGGTGACCGACGGCGGTGGCGGCACCTTCGTCGCGGTCTGGTCGCCGAGCACCTTCTCGCAGGCCGGCTTCTACGTCTCCGACACCAAGACGCCGGGCCGCGTCTACGAGCTCTCCGCCGAGCACCATGTGCGCGCCGAGATCGTCCTCGATAACGTGGAAAACTGGGAGTTCCTGGCGCCGCAAACGGAGCAGGAGGTACGCGACGGCATGGACGCGGTGTCGCTGGAGATCCGCAATTCGCGCAACATCCTGTTCGCGAACTATCACGCCTATCGCGTCACCCGTTCGATCAAGCCGGCGCCGGCCGCCGTGAAGATGACCAATTCGAGCGATATCCGCTTCCGCAATGTGCACGTCAACGGCGAGAGCGGCTACGCCACCTGCGACGCCAATGGCTGCGACACCTATCTGCGCGCCAGTAAATTCCCGTTCGAGAACGCGTTGCTGGACGTTACGCACAAGCTGGAAGTGCGCGAACGCGAATTCGCGATGCTGGACATCGTCGCCAACCCGGTGGCGCCGCCGGCCAACCCGGTCAAAGTGGAGAAGCTGGAAGAGGGCTTTTATTCGATCGCCGGTGGCGTGGTCGATGCCAAGGGCAAGCTGTATTTCGTGGACCGCCGCTTCCAGCGCATCTACAGCTGGTCGAAGGACAAGGGCTTGGTGGTGGTGCGCGACGCGCCGCTCGATCCGATCAATCTGGCCATCGACAACAGCGGGGCGTTGATGGTGCTGTCCTCGCATGGCTTCGAGGGCACGGTGTATTCCTTCCATCCGGACCGACCGGCCGGCGAGGTCACGGTGATCAAGCCGACCCCGGTGAAGGCGCATGCCGGCGCCAAGACCGTGGTGCCGGTAAATTTCTGGCAGAACGGCGAATTCCGCGACCAGCTCAATCCCGAGACGTACGAGTTCACCACCTTGGCAGAGATGTTCGCGCGCGACGTCGCGCTGCCGAAAAAACGCGAGTATGTGTCGCCGGACGGCACGCTGGTGCTGCCGGCTTACCGCATGTTCCAGCAGGGGCAGCCGAACCATCTGGGCTGGCGCTTCTCGGATTCCCTCGATACCCATGGCCTGGTGTCGGCCGGCCGCAATGGCCGCGTGGTGTTCACCAACGGCTCCGAGAACCGCACCTTCAGTGGCGTGATCGGCACTGGTGGCGGCATCACCGATCTTAAACTGGCGGCCAATCGCGGCGGCGAGAGCGCCGCCGTGGACGCGGCGGGCAATGTGTATGTGGCCAACGGCCAGATCTTCGTCTATGCGCCCTACGGCAAGGAGATCGGCCGCATCGACGTGCCTGAGCGCCCGCTGCAATTGATTTTCGGCGGCGAGGGCGGACGCACGCTGTTCATCCTGACCCACCGCGCGCTGTACGCGACCGGAGGCTTGAATGGCGCTTAA
- a CDS encoding alpha/beta hydrolase encodes MALKRVGRAVLALLVAVCAQAGAQQTHMLWPDGAPGSEKRHGEPETVQNTYVSNIHDPSLTVVKADARHANGAAVIIAPGGGHRMLVWMNEGMVAAKSLNRVGVTAFVLKYRLARDQGSSYSIENDAAADLRRAVRWVRAHAAEFGVDPNRLGVMGFSAGGELVSLVADNPAPPVSAGAKQDAVDKQSGRPDFQVLVYPGPLGVPAKAVQNAPPAFIVAGSADKCCGPPAVALYQQLVAAGVSAELHMYADTDHAFNMGQRSERLSDVHWPDRLSDWLSDSGWLVPHGGKAPQGVPSPTQ; translated from the coding sequence ATGGCGCTTAAACGTGTAGGCCGTGCGGTATTGGCGCTGCTGGTGGCTGTCTGCGCGCAGGCCGGCGCGCAGCAAACGCATATGCTTTGGCCGGACGGCGCGCCTGGATCGGAAAAGCGCCATGGCGAGCCGGAGACGGTGCAGAACACCTACGTCAGCAACATCCACGATCCGTCGCTGACGGTGGTAAAGGCCGACGCGCGCCACGCCAACGGCGCGGCCGTCATCATCGCGCCCGGCGGCGGGCATCGCATGCTGGTGTGGATGAACGAAGGCATGGTGGCGGCGAAGTCGCTGAACCGCGTGGGCGTGACGGCCTTCGTGCTGAAGTACCGGCTGGCGCGCGACCAGGGCTCCAGCTACAGCATCGAGAACGACGCCGCCGCCGATCTGCGGCGCGCGGTGCGGTGGGTGAGGGCGCACGCGGCGGAATTCGGCGTCGATCCGAACCGGCTTGGCGTGATGGGATTCTCGGCCGGCGGGGAGCTGGTGTCGCTGGTGGCCGACAATCCGGCTCCGCCGGTGTCGGCGGGCGCCAAACAGGATGCGGTCGACAAGCAAAGCGGGCGGCCCGACTTCCAGGTGCTGGTGTATCCGGGGCCGCTGGGCGTGCCGGCGAAGGCGGTGCAAAACGCGCCGCCGGCCTTCATCGTCGCCGGATCGGCAGACAAGTGCTGCGGCCCGCCGGCGGTGGCGCTGTATCAGCAACTGGTGGCGGCGGGCGTTTCAGCGGAGCTGCATATGTATGCGGACACGGACCACGCGTTCAACATGGGGCAGCGTTCGGAGAGGCTGTCGGATGTGCATTGGCCGGATCGCCTGTCCGACTGGCTGTCCGACAGCGGCTGGCTGGTCCCGCATGGAGGCAAGGCGCCGCAAGGGGTGCCATCGCCTACTCAATGA
- a CDS encoding DUF3606 domain-containing protein, protein MQPHPSSSPADFRFQTTINPKLTQAVRYWADEFDVPPAKLLEVVREVGRNVYEVRRRLSA, encoded by the coding sequence ATGCAGCCACACCCTAGCTCCAGTCCGGCGGACTTCCGCTTCCAGACCACCATCAATCCTAAGCTCACACAAGCGGTGCGCTACTGGGCCGACGAATTCGATGTCCCGCCGGCCAAGTTGCTCGAAGTGGTGCGCGAAGTGGGCCGCAACGTCTACGAAGTGAGGCGACGGTTGTCCGCATAG